A genomic window from Alkalihalobacillus sp. AL-G includes:
- a CDS encoding HPr family phosphocarrier protein, translating into MLEKELTVELKTGLQARPAALFVQEANRFNADVFLEKDGKKVNAKSIMGIMSLAIGSGSTVTIITDGKDEEEALHALKDYISKAE; encoded by the coding sequence TTGTTGGAAAAAGAACTGACGGTTGAATTGAAAACCGGATTGCAGGCTCGTCCTGCGGCGCTTTTCGTGCAAGAGGCAAATCGTTTTAACGCCGATGTTTTCTTAGAAAAGGACGGTAAAAAGGTGAATGCAAAGAGCATTATGGGGATTATGAGTCTTGCAATTGGCTCAGGTTCAACAGTGACAATCATTACAGATGGGAAAGACGAAGAGGAAGCACTCCACGCACTCAAAGATTATATTTCAAAAGCGGAATAA
- a CDS encoding VOC family protein: protein MNFHQSPNTYTGQIHLTVSDFERSLSFYTETLGFKVLEHSERGAVLTADSKTPLITIEQPDHVLPKQPRTTGLFHFAILLPTRGDLGTMIRHIGETGYPLQGASDHLFSEAFYLSDPDGHGIELYADRPESEWVKENGEFPLVSDPLDIDSIVRAGLEKEWNGLPNQTVMGHIHLHVADLEEAKAFYCDGLGFDITIPFRQQALFVSTGGYHHHIGLNTWNGKGSPAPDENHIRMNWFSIILPTEEARNLVITRLEKINVPIIEENGGIWTEDPSRNKIRLELT from the coding sequence ATGAACTTTCACCAATCACCAAATACGTATACCGGACAAATTCATTTAACGGTCTCGGATTTCGAACGTTCGTTATCCTTTTATACAGAAACACTTGGATTTAAGGTGCTTGAACATAGTGAGAGGGGTGCGGTTCTTACTGCGGATTCGAAAACACCGCTTATAACAATCGAACAACCGGATCACGTATTGCCGAAACAACCGCGCACAACCGGTCTGTTTCATTTTGCTATCCTACTACCGACTCGTGGTGATTTAGGAACAATGATCCGTCATATCGGTGAAACAGGCTACCCGCTTCAAGGCGCTTCTGACCATCTTTTCAGTGAGGCATTTTACCTTTCAGACCCTGATGGACACGGCATCGAGCTGTATGCCGATCGTCCAGAATCGGAGTGGGTCAAGGAAAATGGAGAGTTTCCGCTTGTCAGTGATCCGCTAGATATTGATTCTATTGTTCGGGCCGGTCTAGAGAAGGAGTGGAACGGGCTTCCCAATCAAACGGTGATGGGCCATATTCATTTGCATGTTGCTGACCTAGAGGAGGCGAAAGCCTTTTACTGTGATGGATTAGGTTTCGATATTACGATTCCGTTCCGTCAGCAAGCGTTGTTCGTTTCGACTGGGGGCTATCATCATCATATCGGGCTGAATACGTGGAACGGTAAAGGTTCGCCGGCTCCAGACGAGAATCATATTCGGATGAATTGGTTCTCGATCATCCTGCCAACTGAGGAAGCGCGAAACTTAGTTATAACACGGTTAGAGAAAATCAATGTGCCAATTATCGAGGAAAACGGCGGTATTTGGACAGAGGATCCTTCCCGTAACAAAATTCGATTGGAATTAACATAG
- the whiA gene encoding DNA-binding protein WhiA translates to MSFASETKKELTKLEVKKCCSKAELAALIRMNGSISLANRELILDIPTENAAIARRIYTLIKQLYSYPAELLVRKKMRLKKNNVYIVRIKQDTRTLLDELDIMGEGFTFKRTLSKALTKKSCCKRSYLRGAFLAGGSLNHPETSYHLEIFSMYEEHTESLCNLINSFGMNARMLERKKGYIIYLKEGEKISDFLTLIGAHTALLYFEDVRIMKDLRNSVNRLVNCETANLNKTVGAAMRQVENIRLIERELGLEKLPDKLREIAELRVKYADVSLQELGDLVSTGPISKSGINHRLRKLDELANKIRSGRV, encoded by the coding sequence GTGTCGTTTGCATCAGAGACAAAAAAAGAGTTAACCAAGCTAGAAGTAAAAAAATGCTGTTCAAAAGCGGAACTCGCGGCACTGATCCGGATGAATGGTTCCATTTCACTCGCGAACCGGGAATTGATTCTAGATATACCGACTGAAAATGCGGCGATCGCAAGACGAATCTACACGTTGATTAAACAGCTGTATTCGTACCCGGCAGAATTGCTCGTTCGGAAAAAAATGCGACTGAAAAAAAATAATGTCTATATTGTCCGGATCAAGCAGGATACCAGGACCCTATTGGACGAATTAGATATTATGGGCGAGGGCTTCACATTCAAGCGGACGCTTTCGAAAGCACTGACGAAAAAGAGCTGTTGTAAGCGATCTTATCTTCGAGGAGCATTTCTTGCAGGAGGTTCACTCAATCATCCCGAAACTTCTTATCATCTAGAAATTTTTTCGATGTATGAAGAACATACGGAATCGTTGTGTAATTTGATTAATTCGTTTGGCATGAATGCTCGTATGCTAGAACGGAAAAAGGGCTACATCATCTATTTAAAAGAAGGAGAGAAAATTTCAGATTTTCTCACCTTGATAGGTGCCCATACCGCTCTACTCTATTTTGAGGACGTACGGATCATGAAGGATTTGCGAAATTCCGTCAACCGACTGGTAAACTGTGAAACCGCCAATTTGAACAAAACGGTCGGGGCAGCGATGCGTCAGGTTGAGAATATCCGTTTGATCGAACGGGAGCTTGGACTTGAAAAGTTACCGGATAAGCTTCGTGAAATTGCAGAGCTTCGCGTCAAATACGCGGATGTTTCATTGCAGGAGCTAGGGGATCTCGTTTCGACGGGCCCAATCAGTAAGTCGGGCATTAATCACCGGCTCCGTAAGCTCGATGAACTCGCGAATAAAATTCGTTCAGGCCGCGTGTAA